A genomic window from Nocardioides rotundus includes:
- a CDS encoding globin — translation MGDVTSFYDEIGGMETIRTIVDTFYAGVAEDPVMRPMYPEEDLGPAAERLTLFLAQYWGGPKTYSERRGHPRLRMRHAPFAVTPDAAQHWLTHFRAGLDAAELTPEQDEQFWDYVTHAAQFMVNTLE, via the coding sequence ATGGGCGATGTGACGAGCTTCTACGACGAGATCGGCGGGATGGAGACCATCCGCACCATCGTCGACACGTTCTACGCCGGTGTGGCCGAGGACCCGGTCATGCGGCCGATGTACCCCGAGGAGGACCTCGGCCCCGCCGCCGAGCGGCTCACCCTGTTCCTCGCGCAGTACTGGGGCGGCCCGAAGACCTACTCCGAGCGGCGCGGCCACCCGCGCCTGCGGATGAGGCACGCGCCCTTCGCGGTCACTCCCGACGCGGCGCAGCACTGGCTCACGCACTTCCGCGCGGGGCTGGACGCCGCGGAGCTCACCCCCGAGCAGGACGAGCAGTTCTGGGACTACGTCACGCACGCCGCGCAGTTCATGGTGAACACCCTGGAGTGA
- a CDS encoding mechanosensitive ion channel family protein → MDLPDVQLDAPCTDDQWICQQAYDLTSSRPLANIAQDVVGVGVSVIGLLIFGLVLRWVLHRLIDRLVQRAVHGVLPDRMPRPPVPGEPRRSGPVADSPGFSRRKQRAETMGTLLKSIVTGVVTAIVVTMILSAVGVNIAPIIASAGIIGLAIGFGAQSLVTDFLSGVFMIFEDQYGVGDVVDLGEAIGTVEAVSLRVTRVRAVDGTVWYVRNGEIVRVGNQSQNWARTVLDINVDYGEDLSRVRSVLAEVAHGLWDDEEFQGIILEEPEVWGVQDMTPLGIQIRLVLKTAPMEQWAVAREMRQRIKARFDYEGIEMPHQQWATFHPEPAAPAEEV, encoded by the coding sequence ATGGACCTGCCCGATGTTCAGCTCGATGCCCCCTGCACCGACGACCAGTGGATCTGCCAGCAGGCCTACGACCTGACGAGCAGCCGTCCGCTGGCCAACATCGCCCAGGACGTGGTCGGTGTGGGGGTGTCGGTCATCGGCCTGTTGATCTTCGGGCTGGTGCTTCGCTGGGTGCTGCACCGCCTGATCGACCGGCTGGTGCAGCGAGCGGTGCACGGCGTACTCCCCGACCGGATGCCTCGGCCCCCGGTCCCCGGGGAGCCCCGGCGCAGCGGCCCAGTGGCCGACTCCCCCGGCTTCAGCCGCCGCAAGCAGCGGGCCGAGACCATGGGCACCCTGCTGAAGAGCATCGTGACCGGGGTGGTCACCGCGATCGTGGTCACGATGATCCTCTCCGCCGTCGGGGTGAACATCGCCCCGATCATCGCCAGCGCGGGGATAATCGGCCTGGCCATCGGCTTCGGCGCGCAGAGCCTGGTGACCGACTTCCTCTCCGGCGTCTTCATGATCTTCGAGGACCAGTACGGCGTCGGCGACGTCGTCGACCTCGGCGAGGCCATCGGCACGGTGGAGGCCGTCTCGCTGCGGGTCACGCGGGTCCGCGCGGTCGACGGGACGGTCTGGTACGTCCGCAACGGCGAGATCGTCCGGGTCGGCAACCAGAGCCAGAACTGGGCGCGCACGGTGCTGGACATCAACGTGGACTACGGCGAGGACCTCTCCCGCGTGCGGTCCGTGCTCGCCGAGGTCGCCCACGGGCTGTGGGACGACGAGGAGTTCCAGGGGATCATCCTGGAGGAGCCCGAGGTGTGGGGCGTTCAGGACATGACCCCGCTCGGCATCCAGATCCGGCTGGTGCTCAAGACCGCGCCGATGGAGCAGTGGGCCGTCGCCCGGGAGATGCGGCAGCGGATCAAGGCGCGCTTCGACTACGAGGGCATCGAGATGCCACACCAGCAGTGGGCGACCTTCCACCCCGAGCCGGCCGCCCCCGCAGAGGAGGTGTGA
- a CDS encoding acyl-CoA thioesterase has translation MRWADLDLLGHVNNVVYVDYLQEARVDMLRVHAPDSRADDLAEGVVVVRHEVSYRAPLTFRFRPVSIETWVTEIRAATFTLAYEIFDEDEQGERTVYLQARTVLTPYVFATERPRRLTEDEREALQRFHEPDDHPRPEKWVPVPESEVGHYPVLVRFSDVDVYRHVNNVKYFEYLQESRIGLIDAITRSLPDVDGRPGGMVVAQTDVDYRVPIVFRPETYDVWSRITRVGTTSMTIDSEIRDAEHLYARARVVCVFWDPETGRAVPPPEAYRERLEELAAATA, from the coding sequence GGTGTACGTCGACTACCTGCAGGAGGCGCGCGTCGACATGCTGCGGGTGCACGCGCCGGACAGCCGCGCCGACGACCTGGCCGAGGGGGTCGTGGTCGTGCGGCACGAGGTGTCCTACCGCGCGCCGCTGACCTTCCGGTTCCGGCCGGTCAGCATCGAGACCTGGGTGACCGAGATCCGCGCCGCGACGTTCACCCTGGCCTACGAGATCTTCGACGAGGACGAGCAGGGGGAGCGCACGGTCTACCTGCAGGCGCGCACCGTGCTGACGCCGTACGTCTTCGCCACCGAGCGGCCGCGTCGCCTCACCGAGGACGAGCGGGAGGCGCTGCAGCGCTTCCACGAGCCGGACGACCACCCCCGGCCGGAGAAGTGGGTGCCGGTGCCGGAGAGCGAGGTCGGGCACTACCCGGTGCTGGTGCGCTTCTCCGACGTCGACGTCTACCGACACGTCAACAACGTGAAGTACTTCGAGTACCTCCAGGAGTCCCGGATCGGACTGATCGACGCGATCACCCGCAGCCTGCCCGACGTCGACGGCCGGCCCGGCGGCATGGTGGTCGCCCAGACCGACGTCGACTATCGGGTGCCGATCGTCTTCCGGCCAGAGACGTACGACGTGTGGTCGCGCATCACCCGGGTGGGCACCACGTCGATGACCATCGACTCCGAGATCCGCGACGCGGAGCACCTCTACGCCCGGGCCCGGGTGGTGTGCGTCTTCTGGGACCCCGAGACCGGCCGGGCGGTGCCGCCACCGGAGGCCTACCGCGAGCGGCTCGAGGAGCTGGCGGCCGCCACCGCCTGA